From Triticum urartu cultivar G1812 chromosome 2, Tu2.1, whole genome shotgun sequence, a single genomic window includes:
- the LOC125539108 gene encoding caffeoylshikimate esterase-like translates to MDVEYHEEYVRNSSGVQLFTCGWLPASTSPRALVFLCHGYGMECSGFMRACGVRLAAAGYGVFGMDYEGHGKSMGTRCYIRSFHRLVDDCDRFYKSICGLEEYRSKSRFLYGESMGGAVALLLHRKDPTFWDGAVLVAPMCKISEKVKPHPLVITALTQVEDIIPRWKIVPTKDVIDAAFKDPDKREQIRKNKLIYQDKPRLKTALEMLRTSMYVEDSLSKVKLPFLVLHGEADTVTDPEVSRALYEHAASTDKAIKLYPGMWHGLTAGEPDENVEAVFSDIIAWLNARRRVWTPEERLTKMLAAPKKPDIDEKEHGSTRPRRQRRGFLCGLTGRTHHHSEM, encoded by the exons ATGGACGTCGAGTACCACGAG GAGTACGTGAGGAACTCGAGCGGGGTGCAGCTCTTCACCTGCGGCTGGCTGCCGGCCTCCACATCGCCCAGGGCGCTCGTCTTCCTCTGCCACG GTTACGGCATGGAATGCAGCGGCTTCATGAGAG CGTGCGGCGTGCGGCTGGCGGCGGCCGGGTACGGCGTGTTCGGGATGGACTACGAGGGGCACGGCAAGTCCATGGGCACCCGCTGCTACATCCGCAGCTTCCACCGCCTCGTCGACGACTGCGACCGATTCTACAAGTCCATCTGCG GGCTGGAAGAGTACCGGAGCAAGAGCAGGTTCCTGTACGGCGAGTCCATGGGCGGCGCCGTGGCGCTGCTGCTGCACAGGAAGGACCCCACCTTCTGGGACGGCGCCGTCCTCGTCGCGCCCATGTGCAAG ATATCAGAGAAGGTGAAGCCGCACCCGCTGGTCATCACCGCCCTGACGCAGGTGGAGGACATCATACCCAGGTGGAAGATCGTCCCGACCAAGGACGTCATCGATGCCGCCTTCAAGGACCCCGACAAGCGCGAACAG ATCAGGAAGAACAAGCTGATCTACCAGGACAAGCCGCGGCTCAAGACGGCGCTGGAGATGCTCAGGACCAGCATGTACGTGGAGGACAGCCTGTCCAAGGTGAAGCTGCCCTTCTTGGTCCTGCACGGCGAGGCCGACACCGTGACGGACCCGGAGGTGAGCCGCGCGCTGTACGAGCACGCCGCCAGCACGGACAAGGCCATCAAGCTCTACCCGGGGATGTGGCACGGCCTCACCGCCGGCGAGCCGGACGAGAACGTCGAGGCCGTCTTCTCCGACATCATCGCGTGGCTCAATGCGCGCAGACGCGTCTGGACGCCGGAGGAGCGCCTGACGAAGATGTTGGCGGCGCCCAAGAAGCCCGACATCGACGAGAAAGAACACGGCTCCACGCGGCCTCGGCGGCAGCGCCGGGGCTTCCTCTGCGGGCTCACCGGCCGGACGCATCACCACTCAGAAATGTAG